Below is a genomic region from Thermodesulforhabdaceae bacterium.
CTTCTTTTCGAAGCGTTGTCACAACCATTTCTCCTACTTCTCCAGGTGCAACGGGTTCAAGAGTTTCTGGATTCAGAATTTCCAGAATGTAATAGTCTGCCCAGTAATGAATACCCTGGTGAACCATGCACTCAAGACCCGTTCCAGGACCGTAAAGCTCTGTCATCCCAGGAATATCGAATAAGTGTTCTACTCCGGTTAGTTCTTGGATTCGCTGTCTCATTCTGGCACTGTGACGTTCTGCTCCGAAGATTATTTTCTTCAGGGCGATTTTATCCCGTATGCCTCTTCGGTGTATTTCTTCTGCCATAAGAAGAGCCATGGAAGCCGTGGCACAAAAAACGGTCGATTGAAGATCCACAAGCATCTGACAGTGAATTTCTGCATTGGCAGGTCCTACGGGAACAGCCATTGCGCCAAATCGCTCGCAACCGTTTTGAAACCCAACTCCAGCCGTCCATAAACCATATCCTACGGCAATTTGAACGCGATCATTACGGGATAAGCCAGCCATCTGGTAGCATCTGGCGAACATATTTGCCCAATCGTCGATGTCCTTTTGAGTGTAACAAAGTATTTTTCTTTTTCCCGTTGTCCCGGATGATGCATGAACTCTAACAATCTTATCAAAAGGCACAGATCTAAGGGGAAAAGGATAGCCTTCTTGTAGATCATCGGTTGTTGTGAAGGGCAGTCGCCTAATATCGTCAAGACTTTTGATGTCTTCCGGTTTTACTCTGGCTTCATCGAGTCTTTGTCTATAAAAGGGCGAGTTGTTATAAACATGTTGAACCGTCCATTGAAGTCCTCGAAGTTGAATTTCTTTAAGGTCGCTTTCTGTAAGCTTCTCAGGCATGAAGTTTGGACTGTCCATGGATTCTTGATCCTCCTGCTTTTTTAGTTGATTTATCTCATTTCAATTCCCCAGCTCCAGATGCACATCGTAATATACTGCTTGGTGGCACAGGAAAGACTAACGCCTTTTTTTGATGTCCGAGATAAGCTTCGATAACTTCTGAATTATTGAAAATTTCTGTGGGAGAACCATCAGCGATCACCATTCCCTGGTGAAGCACAACCACCCGATTCGCAAGGCTTGATACCAGGTCCATATGGTGATCGATAAGAACAACACCGATACCGCACCGAGCAATCTGGGTAATTAACCAACTAATATCGGATTTTTCCATACTGCTTAGTCCACCTGCAGGTTCGTCAAGAAGGATAAAAACCGGGCGTCCCGCTATGGCTCGAGCTATTTCCAGAAGTTTATGTTCAAAAAGGGATAGAGTTTCTGCGCAAACAAAAGCCTTTTGGCGTAGCCCGAACATATCAAGCAAGCTCAGAGCTTCTTCTTCGTAAACTCTGATTTTCTTTTGAAAAGAAGGAAGCATCATCATGCCCGCTACAACGTTTTCCTGAATATCTTTGTGCATGCCTATAAGAACGTGTTCTAAAACAGTCATACCATGGAAAATCTGACTTACCTGGAAGGTTCTTCCGATCTTTTGGGCGATAATGTGAGTTGATTCTCGATTGATGGATAGAACTTTCCCATTTTCTAAAAGCTTTATGTTCCCCTCTTTGGCTTCCACCATAGCACAGATTACATTTAGAAGGGTTGTTTTGCCTGCGCCATTTGGTCCTATAATTGCGTGGATTCCCTTAGATGGAAATTCAAGCGTGATGTTATGAAGAACTCGCAACCCGCCGAAGTTTAATGATACCTGTTCAAGCTTAAGTAGCGCATTTGAATAGCCACTAGACGGCAAGATCTTTTCCTTTTTATTGGACATCGCTATGCGGTCGTCATCGTTGAATATAAGAGACTGTTGTGTTTCAGTTCTTTTAGAAAGTTTTTTTAAGGCTGGCACAAGTCCTTCGGGACAGAAAATCAGCGTTCCCATAAGGATGGAGCCGTAGAAAAGAATGTGTAAGTCTTCGAGTTTATGTAGAAATTCTGGAAGCAAGGTAAGAAAGGCTGTCCCTAGTATGCCTCCCCATACATCGCCCATACCGCCAAGCACAGACATGGTTAACCATTGCAAGGATGTTAAAATTCCGAAGGTTTTTGGACTGATGAAAGTCATGTAATGAGCATAAAGGACACCGGCTATACCGGCGTATATAGCGCTAATTACAAAAGCGAGTGATCGATATGAATGAACCGGCACACCTGATGCTTCCGACGCCACTTTGTTCGCTCGAATAGCTCTGAAAGCCCTCCCTATCTTTGTTCTTTCTAGGTTGATGGTTATCCATATTAGGAAAATAGCAATGCTCCATACGATCAGGAAAAACTGACGATCATTTTCTATGTGGAATTTGCCTAGAGAAAGCCTCGGAATTCCGCTGAAACCTGATGGTCCTCCAGTTACGGACTCCCATTGATTCATAATTATCTGAACCACAATGTTGAAACCAAGCGTAGCCATAACCAGATAATTTCCTTCCAGGCGGAGCGTGGGAATTGCAATTAGAAGTGCTATAAGGCTTACGACGAGAAGGCTGAGACTGCAACTTAACCAAATAGGCACGCTGTAAGTTGAAGAAAGTATAGCTGATAAATAAGCAACAATTCCCATAAAGGCTGCATGCCCTATGGAAACTTGGCCTGTCGCTCCTATAAGAATATTCAAGCCGGTTACGGCTATAATATTTATGGCGAGAATATTAGCGGTTGTGAAAATATAGTCGTTTTTAGCGGTAAGCCATATAAGTCCAAGAAGTATTGGAAGAATTAGAATCAATGATCGACGCTCCAGCATAGGAATGCCCTCAGACTCGATGAGTTCTAGCTTCACCTATAATACCAGTAGGTTTGCAAAACAAGATACCCAAAAGCACTACGAAAGCTATTGCGTCTTTGTATGTGGAAGAGATTAGACCGGCTCCTAGAGATTCCATAAGCCCGAGAGTTAGCCCTCCAAGCACCGCACCTGGAAAAGATCCAAATCCTCCAAGCACCGCAGCCGCAAAACCCTTGAGCCCAAGCATTAGCCCACATTGGTAGCTCATCGTCGTAAGCGGTGTGACCAAAATACCAGCCACTGCACCCAAAGCTCCACTAAGCCCAAAGGAAAACATTACGAGGTTTCTCACGGGAATTCCAATAAGCGCCGCCCCTTCAGGATATTCGGCTATGGCCCTTATAGCTTTGCCTAGACGGGTGTGATGGAAGAAAAAAGAGAGAAGCAGCAGAAGAGTTCCTGCTACGCCAAGGATGAA
It encodes:
- a CDS encoding phenylacetate--CoA ligase, translating into MDSPNFMPEKLTESDLKEIQLRGLQWTVQHVYNNSPFYRQRLDEARVKPEDIKSLDDIRRLPFTTTDDLQEGYPFPLRSVPFDKIVRVHASSGTTGKRKILCYTQKDIDDWANMFARCYQMAGLSRNDRVQIAVGYGLWTAGVGFQNGCERFGAMAVPVGPANAEIHCQMLVDLQSTVFCATASMALLMAEEIHRRGIRDKIALKKIIFGAERHSARMRQRIQELTGVEHLFDIPGMTELYGPGTGLECMVHQGIHYWADYYILEILNPETLEPVAPGEVGEMVVTTLRKEAAPLIRYRTRDLTRLIPDPCPCGTPFPRHDHILGRSDDMFIFRAVNIYPGQIDYVLSQISGIGSEYQIHLYHREDGRDVMLVKVERAPEIPEEKDPLIRETIAQSIRRHLLVRADVEILDYGTLPRTDRKSKRVFDHRNLNGNGN
- a CDS encoding branched-chain amino acid ABC transporter permease, which codes for MISELALLPQYIVSGITSGSIYALIALGFSLIYNASRIVNFAQGEFVMLGALIAISFSQEQGLPLWAGAIASIGLVTTVGFLLEYGPLRKAKSKNHLILVMLTVGASIFMQGTSMLIWGKDAKTLPPIGGYEPIRILNASIIPQTLFILGVAGTLLLLLSFFFHHTRLGKAIRAIAEYPEGAALIGIPVRNLVMFSFGLSGALGAVAGILVTPLTTMSYQCGLMLGLKGFAAAVLGGFGSFPGAVLGGLTLGLMESLGAGLISSTYKDAIAFVVLLGILFCKPTGIIGEARTHRV
- a CDS encoding ATP-binding cassette domain-containing protein, with product MLERRSLILILPILLGLIWLTAKNDYIFTTANILAINIIAVTGLNILIGATGQVSIGHAAFMGIVAYLSAILSSTYSVPIWLSCSLSLLVVSLIALLIAIPTLRLEGNYLVMATLGFNIVVQIIMNQWESVTGGPSGFSGIPRLSLGKFHIENDRQFFLIVWSIAIFLIWITINLERTKIGRAFRAIRANKVASEASGVPVHSYRSLAFVISAIYAGIAGVLYAHYMTFISPKTFGILTSLQWLTMSVLGGMGDVWGGILGTAFLTLLPEFLHKLEDLHILFYGSILMGTLIFCPEGLVPALKKLSKRTETQQSLIFNDDDRIAMSNKKEKILPSSGYSNALLKLEQVSLNFGGLRVLHNITLEFPSKGIHAIIGPNGAGKTTLLNVICAMVEAKEGNIKLLENGKVLSINRESTHIIAQKIGRTFQVSQIFHGMTVLEHVLIGMHKDIQENVVAGMMMLPSFQKKIRVYEEEALSLLDMFGLRQKAFVCAETLSLFEHKLLEIARAIAGRPVFILLDEPAGGLSSMEKSDISWLITQIARCGIGVVLIDHHMDLVSSLANRVVVLHQGMVIADGSPTEIFNNSEVIEAYLGHQKKALVFPVPPSSILRCASGAGELK